The following is a genomic window from Candidatus Binatota bacterium.
TGGCAGGCCGCGTTGTTGGCCTGGGCGATGTAGGCCGTGTCGGCCTCGCGAAAGCGCGACACGCCGCCCAGGTGGTCCACGTGTCCCTGGGTGGTGATGATGTGCGTGGTCGGTCCGTCGCAGGCCTGGTCGAACACGCGCTTGTGCACGGGAGCCTCGAAACCCATGCCGGTGTTTATGATCACCCGGCCCGCACTGGTCACCAGCATGTAGGAGTTCGAACACCCCTCGGACATGCAGATGAAGTCGTTGATGGGCGTGGCGGTGGTCTGCCAGGCTGGCTTCATGTCGAAGAAGGTGGGTCGGTTGGCTACCAGCTCAGCGACGCCGGCGGCGGTCGGGTTTCTTGCGGTGCTTGTATACTGGCGGCTCATGGCTAGTGGCTTTCCTAGCGCGTGGGCTGCCTCGAGTAAAAAGGACGGCGTCTCCCCCTAGGCACGGCCCTCTGGCAGTATGCCTGCTCGGGGGTGTGATCAAACAGCTATGAAGAAAGCAGTCATGGTAGCCGCGGGGGTATTTGCCCTGGTAACGGCGGTCGTAATGGTGCGCACGGTGGGTCTGGACAGCGCGCAGGTCAAGGTGCCCCGCCTTGAGATGGAGGTTGACGCAGCGGCCGTAGCCACGCGTATGGGTGAGGCGGTCAGATTCCGTACCGTTTCAAACCTGGACACGGGCAAAGTCGCATGGGGTGAGTTCAAACGCCTGCACGCCTGGATGCAGACCAGCTGGCCGGCCGTGCACGCGGCCATGCAGCGGGAAACCGTTGGTGGCTATAGCCTGCTCTACCACGTGCAGGGAAGCGACCCGGCGCTCGCGCCGGTGTTGTTCATGGCCCACCAGGACGTGGTGCCCGTGGAGCCCGGCACCGAGGGCGACTGGGTCCGGCCGCCATTTGCCGGCGACATCGCTCCCTGCGGTGATATCGAAGGCGACTGCGTGTGGGGACGCGGTACGCTGGATGTAAAATCGTCGATGGTGGGCCTCATGGAGGCTGCAGAGCGGATGTTCGCCCGTGGGTGGCAGCCGCAACGCACGGTGTATTTCTTTTTCGGCCATGATGAGGAGGTAGGCGGAGGGGCCGGGGCGAGGGCCGGTGCAGGGTTGCTCGAAGACCGCGGCGTTCGCCTGGCGTGGGTGCTCGACGAGGGTCTCGTCGTCACCGACGGCATGGTGGAGGGCCTCGACCAGCCGGTGGCCATGATAGGCACTGCCGAGAAGGGTTACTTGAGTCTTGAACTGGTGGCCACCGACGAGGGTGGACATTCGTCGATGCCGCCCCTTCACACGGCCGCCGGCCGGGTGGCGCGCGCGGTGACGAGCCTGGAGGCCGACCAGTTCCCGGGAGCGCTTGATGGGGCAGCAGGGCAGATGTTCGCGGCCCTGGCGCCGCACCTGCCGCTGGGGCGACGCGCCGCGATGGCCAACCTGTGGCTGGCCGAACCGCTGGTCGTGAGGTCGCTCGAGGGCAACCCGCTGACGGCGGCCTTTGTGCGTACGACCACGGCAGCGACCATGCTCGAGGGCAGCGTCAAGGAGAACGTGCTGCCCCAGCGCGCCGTGGCTGTCGTTAATTTTCGCGTACACCCGCGCGACTCGGTCGACTCGGTAACAGAACGTGTACGACGGGTGATAGATGATGATGACGTGGAGGTGCGACCGGTGCCCGGTGGCATGCTGAGCGAACCCTCTCCGGTCTCCTCAACAGGCGCAGCCGGTTACCTGCTGCTTGAACGCTCGATAAAGGCGGTATGGCCGCAGGTGCTGGTAGCCCCGGGCATAGTGGTGGGTGCAACCGATTCGCGTCACTTCGCTGGCGTTGCCGACAACGTCTACCGGTTTATCCCGTTCTGGATGCGGCCGGGCGACCGCAGTCGCGTGCACGGAACCAACGAACGGGTCACGGTAGATAACCTGGCCGACTTCGTTCGTTTCTACAGCGCGGTGCTCGGTGGTGTCGGCGAATCCGCAGGCGGGTGACCGGCCAGGTTCAGAGACTTATGTGAACACTCGATGGTCCGCGCACGGTACTGGTGTGAACCATTTCGATCTTTTCTCGCGATGCCTCCCAGCGTGGGAATCTTGCCAGCGTTTCTTCTATGGCTACCCGCGCCTCCATGCGCGCGAGCGACGCGCCTATGCAGAAGTGCAATCCGTAGCCAAACGACACGTGCGAGTCGATCGGGCGGGTGATGTCGAAGCGGTCGGCATCGGTAAACTCGCGTTCGTCGCGGCCGGCCGAGCCGTTAAGCAGGGCAATCTTAGAACCCTCGGGTACGATCTGCCCGTGCAGCTCAACGTCGCGTGTTACATAGCGGGCCTGTATTGGCGAGGGCGCCTCGTAGCGCAACAGTTCCTCCACTGCGCCGGGTATAAGCGACGCATCGGCGGCCAGTTGCTCTCGCTGCTCGGGGTGCTCGGACAACAGCAGCGCGGTCCAGCCCAGCAGGCGGGCCACGGTTTCGTTGCCCGCCGAAGAGAGCAGGTTCACGAATCCGTGCACTTCGTCATCGGACAATCGCCGGGTTGAACCGTCTTCCAGCTCGATTTCGCTGGCCACGAGATCGCTCATCAGGTCGTCGCTCGGGGCGCGTCGGCGCTGGTCGATCTGCTCCTGGAAATATTCGCGCAGGTGGCCCCAGGCCTCGACCGCACCGCGGTTCGACTGAGTTTCGCCTGGCTCGACGTGCAGGCTCTGGTCGGTCCAACCACGCACTGTGTCCTGGTCCTCGACGGGTACCCCCAGCAGTGAGCCTATGACCATCACCGGCAGGCGGGCAGCAAACTCCTCGACGTAATCGAAGCCGGCGCTACCGACGAAGGGGTCGAGGTACTCGGCGCACAGCGAGCGTATGCGGGGCTCGAGCTCGGCCACGCGGCGGACCGTCAGCGTGCGTCCGACGAGTTTACGCAACTGGGTATGATCGGGGGGGTCGAGCCATATCATCATGGTGCTGAAGTCGTGCTTGCGCGACATCAGCTCCAGCACCGTACCGTGTGCCGAGCTGAAGGTCTGGTGGTCGAGCGAAGCGTCGTACACGTCGCGGTAACGGCTCAGGGCGTAGAAGTCGTACTCCCGGTTGTAGTAAAGTGGGGCCTCGTCACGCATTCGCCGCCAGACCGGGTGCGGGTCGGCGTCTATCGCGTAGTCGTAGGGGTCGTAATACAGATCGTCGGGTTGCATGTTGTTGGCCTTCACTGTCGCTGTCCTCGGGACAGATTATGCTTGTCGTCCACGGTGGTACAAGCGGCGCAAGGGAGGGGCTCTCAAGCCGGGGGCCATGACTCTTCGACTCGAGGGACGATGTCCGCCAGGGCGCTTTCGTTGCAGGGGCACCTGTAGATCG
Proteins encoded in this region:
- a CDS encoding M20 family peptidase, with translation MPARGCDQTAMKKAVMVAAGVFALVTAVVMVRTVGLDSAQVKVPRLEMEVDAAAVATRMGEAVRFRTVSNLDTGKVAWGEFKRLHAWMQTSWPAVHAAMQRETVGGYSLLYHVQGSDPALAPVLFMAHQDVVPVEPGTEGDWVRPPFAGDIAPCGDIEGDCVWGRGTLDVKSSMVGLMEAAERMFARGWQPQRTVYFFFGHDEEVGGGAGARAGAGLLEDRGVRLAWVLDEGLVVTDGMVEGLDQPVAMIGTAEKGYLSLELVATDEGGHSSMPPLHTAAGRVARAVTSLEADQFPGALDGAAGQMFAALAPHLPLGRRAAMANLWLAEPLVVRSLEGNPLTAAFVRTTTAATMLEGSVKENVLPQRAVAVVNFRVHPRDSVDSVTERVRRVIDDDDVEVRPVPGGMLSEPSPVSSTGAAGYLLLERSIKAVWPQVLVAPGIVVGATDSRHFAGVADNVYRFIPFWMRPGDRSRVHGTNERVTVDNLADFVRFYSAVLGGVGESAGG
- a CDS encoding cytochrome P450 encodes the protein MQPDDLYYDPYDYAIDADPHPVWRRMRDEAPLYYNREYDFYALSRYRDVYDASLDHQTFSSAHGTVLELMSRKHDFSTMMIWLDPPDHTQLRKLVGRTLTVRRVAELEPRIRSLCAEYLDPFVGSAGFDYVEEFAARLPVMVIGSLLGVPVEDQDTVRGWTDQSLHVEPGETQSNRGAVEAWGHLREYFQEQIDQRRRAPSDDLMSDLVASEIELEDGSTRRLSDDEVHGFVNLLSSAGNETVARLLGWTALLLSEHPEQREQLAADASLIPGAVEELLRYEAPSPIQARYVTRDVELHGQIVPEGSKIALLNGSAGRDEREFTDADRFDITRPIDSHVSFGYGLHFCIGASLARMEARVAIEETLARFPRWEASREKIEMVHTSTVRGPSSVHISL